In Anaerobacillus isosaccharinicus, one genomic interval encodes:
- the eno gene encoding phosphopyruvate hydratase, with translation MTIITDVYAREVLDSRGNPTIEVEVYLESGAMGRAMVPSGASTGEHEAVELRDGGDRYMGKGVLKAVEHVNEDIAPELVGYDALDQIGIDQLLIDLDGTHNKSKLGANAILGVSMAVARAAADALDVPLYVYLGGFNAKTLPTPMMNIINGGEHADNNVDIQEFMVMPIGAEKFADALRMGAEIFHNLKAVLKSKGYNTAVGDEGGFAPNLSSNEEALQTIIEAIEKAGYKPGEEVVLAMDVAASEMYEDGKYNMKGEGVVKTAEEMVEYYSQLVAKYPIVSIEDGLDENDWDGWKKLTEALGDKVQLVGDDLFVTNTTKLAEGIEKGIGNSILIKVNQIGTLTETFDAIEMAKRAGYTAVISHRSGETEDSTIADIAVATNAGQIKTGAPSRTDRVAKYNQLLRIEDGLDYIGQYAGKKAFYNLKNL, from the coding sequence ATGACAATTATTACTGATGTTTATGCACGTGAAGTTTTAGACTCTCGTGGAAATCCTACGATTGAGGTTGAAGTATATCTTGAAAGTGGTGCAATGGGACGAGCTATGGTTCCAAGTGGTGCATCTACTGGTGAGCATGAAGCAGTTGAGCTTCGTGATGGTGGCGACCGTTATATGGGGAAAGGTGTTTTAAAAGCTGTTGAACACGTTAACGAAGACATCGCTCCTGAATTAGTTGGATACGACGCTTTAGATCAAATTGGAATTGACCAATTATTAATCGATCTTGATGGCACACACAACAAGAGTAAATTAGGTGCTAACGCTATTTTAGGTGTATCAATGGCTGTTGCTCGTGCAGCAGCTGACGCATTAGATGTTCCTTTATATGTGTACCTTGGCGGATTTAACGCTAAAACATTACCAACACCAATGATGAACATCATTAACGGTGGTGAGCATGCTGATAACAACGTAGACATTCAAGAGTTCATGGTAATGCCTATTGGTGCTGAAAAGTTTGCTGATGCCCTTCGTATGGGTGCTGAAATTTTCCACAACCTTAAAGCGGTTCTAAAATCTAAAGGTTATAACACAGCTGTAGGTGACGAAGGTGGATTCGCACCAAACTTATCTTCTAATGAAGAAGCTCTTCAAACAATTATCGAAGCAATCGAAAAAGCTGGTTACAAGCCAGGTGAAGAAGTTGTTCTTGCAATGGACGTTGCTGCTTCTGAAATGTACGAAGATGGCAAGTACAACATGAAAGGTGAAGGCGTTGTTAAAACAGCGGAAGAAATGGTTGAGTACTATAGCCAATTAGTTGCTAAATACCCAATCGTATCGATCGAAGACGGCCTTGACGAAAACGACTGGGATGGCTGGAAGAAGCTTACTGAAGCATTAGGAGACAAAGTTCAATTAGTTGGTGACGACTTATTCGTTACAAACACAACTAAGCTTGCTGAAGGTATCGAAAAAGGAATTGGTAACTCAATTCTAATCAAGGTTAACCAAATCGGTACATTAACAGAAACATTTGATGCAATCGAAATGGCAAAACGCGCTGGTTACACAGCAGTTATCTCTCACCGTTCTGGTGAAACAGAAGACAGCACAATTGCTGACATCGCTGTTGCAACAAACGCTGGCCAAATCAAAACAGGTGCTCCATCACGTACAGACCGCGTTGCTAAGTACAACCAATTACTTCGCATCGAAGACGGCCTAGACTACATCGGTCAATACGCTGGTAAAAAAGCATTCTACAACTTAAAAAATTTGTAG
- a CDS encoding AAA family ATPase yields the protein MATIEQIKALIRAHFDSNEEKFKTVVLQIAAHEAKVGHTASAREIKEIIQNPKYLNKNKVVALNKGLDILEQKMTHVHLSDLIVSVEIEEKIKRVINEYHKKDLLRKNGLMNRSKLLLAGDPGTGKTMTASVIANELYLPLYVIQFDRLITKYMGETSAKLRQVFDQIKEVRGVYLFDEFDAIGSDRNLDNDVGEMRRILNSFLQNLEDDESYSIIIAATNNPSILDNALFRRFDDVMEYKNPDIEQITRLFKMKLHGKASNNIFTEDVYKEAKGLNHADIVKACEEAVKYSILEDQLITKNILLNYIKDRKNYYKYKEA from the coding sequence ATGGCAACAATAGAACAGATTAAAGCTTTAATAAGAGCGCATTTCGATAGTAATGAAGAGAAATTTAAAACTGTTGTTTTGCAAATTGCGGCTCACGAAGCAAAAGTTGGTCATACAGCAAGTGCTCGTGAAATTAAAGAAATTATTCAAAACCCAAAATATCTAAACAAAAATAAGGTTGTAGCATTAAATAAAGGATTAGACATTCTTGAACAAAAGATGACTCATGTCCATTTATCTGATTTAATCGTTTCGGTTGAGATAGAAGAAAAAATCAAACGTGTAATCAATGAGTATCACAAAAAAGATCTCTTAAGAAAAAATGGACTTATGAATCGTTCAAAACTGTTACTTGCAGGTGATCCTGGTACAGGGAAAACCATGACTGCTTCGGTTATAGCCAACGAGTTATATTTACCGCTTTATGTAATACAATTTGATCGGTTGATAACGAAATACATGGGTGAAACAAGTGCAAAACTTCGACAAGTATTTGATCAGATAAAGGAAGTTCGAGGGGTATATTTATTTGATGAGTTTGATGCTATAGGGTCAGATAGAAACTTAGATAATGATGTAGGCGAGATGAGAAGAATCTTAAATTCATTTTTACAGAATCTTGAAGATGATGAATCCTATAGTATTATCATCGCAGCAACCAATAATCCGAGCATTTTAGATAATGCTCTATTTAGACGATTTGATGATGTGATGGAATATAAAAATCCTGATATCGAACAAATCACAAGATTATTTAAGATGAAGCTTCATGGCAAAGCATCTAACAATATTTTTACAGAAGATGTGTACAAAGAGGCTAAAGGATTAAATCATGCAGACATTGTTAAAGCGTGTGAGGAAGCAGTTAAGTATTCTATCTTAGAGGATCAGCTGATTACAAAAAACATACTATTAAATTACATTAAAGATCGGAAGAATTATTATAAATATAAGGAGGCTTAG
- a CDS encoding tyrosine-type recombinase/integrase — protein MQLTKAWEAYKAEKRIEGFSPHTLNAYQLQANLLVRHFQDVNPQSVATQGIKDYLALSSEGLKPSSLAHRVRFIRSFFRWLHEEGHITTNPAAKIKEPKVGKRIPKFLTEREIEHLSEGCHSAMEKALFEFMFSTGCRIGEIVSLDKNCINIGNRSAIVRGKGDKEREVYFNIRCDIWLKRYLQERTDQEPAIFVTERNPHRMSIAQMSYVIKRISSRAGIDKSIHPHQLLHSYATHLLNNGAPLDVIQSLLGHERSETTRIYAQLSGKLRQEFYRKYF, from the coding sequence GTGCAACTAACTAAAGCCTGGGAAGCATACAAAGCTGAGAAACGAATTGAAGGATTTTCGCCTCATACTTTAAATGCCTACCAACTGCAAGCAAATCTCTTAGTCCGTCACTTCCAAGATGTTAACCCCCAATCTGTTGCAACCCAAGGTATTAAAGATTACTTAGCTTTATCCAGCGAAGGATTAAAACCATCGAGTCTTGCTCATCGTGTTCGATTTATCCGATCATTTTTTCGTTGGTTACACGAGGAAGGTCATATAACCACTAATCCAGCTGCAAAAATCAAGGAACCAAAAGTAGGAAAACGAATCCCAAAGTTCTTAACAGAACGTGAAATTGAACATTTAAGTGAAGGGTGCCATTCCGCAATGGAGAAGGCCTTGTTTGAGTTTATGTTTTCGACGGGATGTAGAATTGGTGAGATTGTTTCATTAGATAAGAATTGTATTAATATCGGTAATCGTTCAGCGATTGTAAGAGGGAAAGGAGATAAAGAGCGTGAAGTGTATTTTAATATCAGATGTGATATTTGGTTAAAGCGTTACCTTCAAGAGCGAACAGATCAAGAGCCAGCCATTTTTGTGACGGAGCGAAATCCACACCGAATGAGCATAGCCCAGATGAGTTATGTTATCAAGCGGATTTCGAGTCGAGCTGGTATCGACAAAAGCATACACCCTCACCAATTGCTCCATAGTTATGCAACTCATTTGCTTAATAACGGAGCTCCTCTTGATGTTATACAGAGTTTACTTGGGCATGAAAGAAGTGAAACTACTCGTATCTATGCTCAGTTGAGTGGAAAATTGAGACAAGAATTTTATAGAAAGTACTTTTAA
- the smpB gene encoding SsrA-binding protein SmpB yields the protein MASKLDGKVVAQNKKANHDYFIEETYETGIVLTGTEIKSIRAGKANIKDSFARIKNGEMFLWNAHISPYEQGNRYNHDPLRTRKLLMKKKEISKLIGITKEQGYTLVPLKIYLKNGFAKVLIGLGKGKKNYDKRESLKEKDAKRQIEKVFRERQKQ from the coding sequence ATGGCTAGTAAGCTTGATGGGAAAGTTGTTGCTCAAAACAAAAAAGCTAATCACGATTACTTTATTGAAGAAACCTATGAAACAGGTATTGTTCTTACAGGTACTGAAATAAAGTCGATCCGTGCTGGAAAAGCCAATATTAAAGACTCATTTGCTCGGATTAAAAATGGTGAAATGTTCTTATGGAATGCCCATATTAGTCCTTATGAGCAAGGAAATCGTTACAATCATGATCCACTGCGAACACGCAAGCTTTTAATGAAGAAAAAAGAGATTAGTAAGCTTATCGGTATCACGAAAGAGCAAGGTTATACGCTCGTCCCGTTAAAAATTTACTTAAAAAACGGCTTTGCAAAAGTTTTAATTGGTCTTGGTAAAGGTAAGAAAAACTACGATAAGCGTGAATCATTAAAAGAAAAAGATGCGAAACGCCAGATCGAAAAAGTATTTAGAGAACGACAAAAACAGTAA
- the secG gene encoding preprotein translocase subunit SecG, whose protein sequence is MQAFLTVLLVIVSILLIAVVLLQSGRSAGLSGAISGGAEQLVGKQKARGIDAVFQKATVVLATLFIVLAVLVAYFS, encoded by the coding sequence GTGCAAGCTTTCTTAACAGTATTATTAGTGATCGTTTCAATTTTACTTATCGCAGTTGTTTTATTGCAATCTGGCCGTAGTGCAGGCTTATCAGGGGCTATCTCAGGTGGAGCAGAACAATTAGTCGGTAAGCAAAAAGCACGCGGAATAGATGCAGTATTTCAAAAGGCAACAGTTGTTTTAGCGACATTATTTATCGTCTTAGCAGTTTTAGTGGCTTATTTCTCATAA
- a CDS encoding S8 family peptidase gives MKPELSNLYINQSSQTVNYTPIVSNGGKGNYPVRTSRRSHAERLEESLTKAWEEAEKQQETLGAVSVSSQHGVYLEIKGQAGYDLITKSLENTTQKVRICNIKSEDDGEEQKVVSSTVFVPENKRDFFVKKLNKYKETETEEKVIGTIESINLAMVDALWMSDKNELPNNTPKWCEVWLMFDMKEVVDTIIGEFFQICDERQIQHKNQKIVFPERVVLGVRANKQQLSELQWLSSRIAEFRIMVTPTSFFEELSELDQRDFVKDLVERLDISEQSNTSVCLLDTGVNNGHDLLAPLLTDENMHAVDPSKDVYDIANHGTRMAGIASYFTLEDKLENTTPVVVNHFLESVKLFDRSDDNQRELYGYVTESAISLAEIQNPETNRAFCMAITAPTNTHKGDGRPSSWSGAIDSIISGANVIEETDIIRKLMFISAGNTSVTEISESGDVKTAVINHAIEDPAQAWNAITVGAYTVKYQIPEELIGTYHPVVEPGCFSPFTSSSLTWSIKWPVKPDIVLEGGNLAYDENSNFYTELPDLQLLTTSKDAATGKSFDTLSMTSSATAQAAWMGANILHHYPELWPETIRALMIHSAEWTDAMKNACFENNPPKRMDYRNLLRTCGYGVPNLSKALWSVSNRVNLIIEDEIQPFYKKASGSITSKEMHIHNIPWPDDVLLSLEDKNVKMRVTLSYFIEPGPGEVGWKDKYRYPSCGLQFDVNNSTEDQDNFLKRINKAMRDDEQDKGEVKNDSSRWVIGAYNRNVGSVHSDIWEGTASELSQSNHIAVYPITGWWKLRTNLKKYNSKIRYSLIVSIEAPETEVDLYSVIKNKIESKVSVENRTTVSTEVTYRK, from the coding sequence ATGAAACCAGAATTAAGCAACTTATATATTAATCAATCCTCTCAAACAGTTAATTACACACCAATTGTCTCCAACGGTGGAAAAGGTAATTATCCCGTTAGAACTAGTAGACGTAGCCATGCAGAACGATTAGAAGAAAGCTTAACAAAAGCGTGGGAAGAAGCTGAAAAACAACAGGAAACTTTAGGTGCAGTTTCGGTATCTTCTCAACACGGTGTATATTTAGAAATTAAGGGTCAGGCTGGTTATGATCTGATTACTAAAAGCTTAGAGAATACAACGCAAAAAGTTAGGATTTGTAATATAAAAAGTGAAGATGATGGTGAGGAGCAAAAAGTTGTAAGCTCTACTGTTTTTGTCCCTGAAAACAAAAGGGATTTTTTTGTTAAGAAATTAAATAAGTACAAAGAAACAGAGACTGAAGAAAAAGTAATTGGAACAATAGAGAGTATTAATCTAGCAATGGTCGATGCTCTTTGGATGAGCGATAAAAATGAATTACCCAACAATACTCCTAAATGGTGTGAAGTGTGGTTAATGTTTGATATGAAAGAAGTAGTGGACACCATTATTGGAGAATTTTTTCAAATTTGTGATGAAAGACAAATCCAGCATAAAAATCAAAAAATAGTATTTCCAGAGAGGGTCGTATTAGGAGTAAGAGCCAATAAGCAGCAATTATCAGAATTGCAATGGTTAAGTTCTAGAATTGCAGAATTCAGAATTATGGTTACCCCAACAAGCTTTTTTGAAGAGCTTTCTGAATTAGATCAAAGAGACTTTGTAAAAGATTTAGTAGAAAGACTAGATATTTCAGAACAGTCAAATACTTCGGTCTGTTTACTTGATACAGGTGTTAATAATGGTCATGATTTGCTAGCGCCACTTTTAACTGATGAAAATATGCATGCAGTAGATCCTTCAAAAGATGTGTATGACATTGCTAATCATGGTACAAGAATGGCTGGAATAGCATCTTACTTTACACTTGAAGATAAACTTGAAAATACTACTCCTGTTGTAGTTAATCACTTTTTAGAGTCTGTAAAGTTATTTGATCGTAGTGATGATAATCAACGAGAATTATATGGATATGTTACCGAAAGTGCTATTAGTTTAGCGGAAATACAAAATCCTGAGACTAATAGAGCATTTTGTATGGCTATTACGGCTCCCACCAATACACATAAAGGTGATGGACGACCTTCCTCATGGTCAGGAGCGATTGATTCTATTATTTCAGGTGCAAATGTAATAGAGGAAACGGATATAATAAGAAAGCTAATGTTCATTTCTGCAGGAAATACAAGTGTTACAGAGATTAGCGAATCAGGTGATGTAAAAACTGCTGTCATCAACCATGCAATTGAAGATCCTGCACAAGCTTGGAATGCTATTACTGTAGGTGCTTATACAGTCAAATACCAAATACCTGAAGAATTAATTGGTACATATCATCCAGTTGTGGAACCTGGCTGTTTCTCACCGTTTACCTCTAGCTCACTTACGTGGAGTATTAAATGGCCGGTGAAACCGGATATAGTTTTAGAGGGTGGAAATTTAGCTTATGATGAAAATTCTAATTTTTATACAGAATTACCAGATCTACAACTTTTGACGACAAGTAAAGATGCTGCGACGGGTAAATCATTCGATACACTTAGTATGACAAGTTCTGCAACAGCACAAGCGGCATGGATGGGTGCAAATATTCTACATCATTATCCTGAACTATGGCCAGAAACAATAAGGGCTTTGATGATTCATTCAGCTGAATGGACAGATGCAATGAAAAATGCTTGTTTTGAGAATAATCCCCCAAAAAGAATGGATTATAGAAACTTATTGAGAACTTGTGGGTATGGTGTGCCAAATCTTTCGAAAGCACTTTGGAGTGTTTCTAATAGAGTTAACCTTATTATAGAAGATGAAATTCAACCTTTTTATAAGAAGGCTAGTGGAAGCATTACTTCAAAAGAAATGCATATTCATAATATACCTTGGCCAGATGATGTATTACTTAGTCTGGAAGATAAAAATGTAAAGATGCGAGTTACATTGTCTTATTTTATTGAACCAGGTCCTGGAGAAGTTGGCTGGAAAGATAAATACCGATATCCTTCTTGTGGCCTGCAGTTTGATGTTAATAATTCAACTGAGGATCAAGATAATTTCTTGAAGAGAATTAATAAGGCTATGCGAGATGATGAACAAGATAAAGGTGAGGTAAAAAACGATAGTAGCCGTTGGGTTATTGGGGCATATAATAGAAACGTAGGATCCGTTCATTCTGATATTTGGGAAGGAACAGCAAGTGAATTAAGTCAAAGCAATCATATAGCTGTTTATCCAATAACGGGATGGTGGAAACTGAGAACGAACTTAAAGAAATATAATTCAAAGATTAGATATTCTTTAATAGTAAGTATTGAGGCACCTGAGACAGAAGTTGATTTATATTCTGTCATAAAAAATAAAATTGAATCTAAAGTTAGTGTTGAAAATCGTACTACTGTATCTACAGAAGTTACATATAGAAAATAA
- the rnr gene encoding ribonuclease R, producing MDYGKRKEQLLEFMREEAYKPLSVTELEAAFGITDSSEFKDFVKVLNEMEQKGLIVRTRNNRYGLPEKMNLIRGKVQANAKGFAFIIPEDNMSERDIYVNSADMNSAMNGDIVLVRLHPKSEGARPEGQVIRILERGLTKVVGTYSENKFYGFVIADDKRIPNDIFIPKDANSGAVDGHKVVVEITKYPEGRMSAEGIVVNILGHKNDPGVDILSIIHKHGLPLEFPDEVLAQANAVPDEIDPEEIKGRRDLRDQTIVTIDGADAKDLDDAVNVERLENGNYKLGVHIADVSYYVTEDSPIDKEAFERATSCYLVDRVIPMIPHRLSNGICSLNPQVDRLTLSCEMEIDPNGKVVAHEIFQSVIRTTERMTYTDVRKILLEEDEEVTKRYEPLIPFFKQMGELADILRKKRMERGAIDFDFKESKVLVDEEGAPTDVVLRERSVAEKLIEEFMLAANETIAEHFHWMKIPFIYRIHEDPDAEKLTRFLEFITNFGYVVRGTATTLHPRSLQMLLDEVRGEPEETVISTVMLRSMKQAKYDPNSLGHFGLSTEFYTHFTSPIRRYPDLIVHRLIRKYLIEGKTDDTTTSHWAEKLPVIASHASEMERRAVEAERDTDTLKKVQFMQDKIGEQFEGMISGVTNFGIFVELPNTIEGLVHVSYLTDDYYHYDEKQYAMVGERTGNIFRIGDEIEVKVIGVNVDEMSIDFEVVGMKPRKERSPQDKPKVIVGGGKRKDRGGAGASTSTGPKKDGKAKPTPTDRQKPGGAKKKKFYENAPKSKRNKGKRK from the coding sequence ATGGATTATGGAAAAAGAAAGGAACAGCTTCTAGAGTTTATGAGGGAAGAAGCATACAAGCCTCTTTCCGTTACGGAACTAGAAGCAGCATTTGGAATAACAGATTCAAGTGAATTTAAAGATTTTGTCAAAGTATTAAATGAAATGGAACAAAAGGGTCTCATTGTGAGAACTAGAAATAATCGCTACGGATTACCCGAAAAAATGAATCTGATCCGTGGTAAAGTACAAGCTAATGCAAAGGGGTTCGCGTTTATTATCCCTGAAGATAATATGTCTGAAAGAGATATTTATGTGAATAGTGCCGACATGAACAGTGCCATGAATGGCGATATCGTTCTTGTACGACTTCACCCGAAATCAGAAGGGGCGCGTCCAGAAGGACAAGTCATTCGTATTTTAGAAAGAGGACTTACAAAAGTAGTAGGTACATACTCTGAAAATAAGTTTTATGGCTTTGTCATTGCAGATGATAAGCGAATTCCAAATGATATTTTTATCCCGAAAGATGCCAATAGTGGCGCAGTAGATGGTCACAAGGTTGTTGTAGAAATTACGAAATATCCTGAAGGGCGAATGAGTGCTGAAGGAATTGTTGTCAATATTCTCGGTCATAAAAATGATCCTGGAGTCGACATTCTCTCAATCATTCATAAACATGGATTACCATTAGAATTTCCTGATGAAGTGTTAGCTCAGGCGAATGCTGTACCTGATGAGATCGACCCTGAAGAGATAAAGGGACGCCGTGACCTTCGTGACCAAACGATTGTTACAATCGATGGTGCAGACGCGAAAGACCTTGATGACGCCGTTAACGTTGAGCGTTTAGAGAACGGTAATTATAAGTTAGGTGTTCATATCGCCGACGTTAGTTACTATGTAACAGAAGATTCGCCGATTGATAAAGAGGCGTTTGAGAGAGCAACGAGTTGCTATTTAGTAGACCGCGTGATTCCAATGATTCCTCATCGATTGTCTAATGGGATTTGTTCACTTAATCCGCAGGTCGACCGCTTGACGCTTTCTTGTGAAATGGAAATTGATCCAAATGGGAAGGTCGTAGCCCATGAAATTTTCCAAAGTGTCATTCGGACAACAGAGCGAATGACTTATACAGATGTTCGGAAAATTTTGCTTGAAGAAGATGAAGAAGTAACAAAACGGTATGAGCCATTAATCCCATTTTTTAAACAAATGGGAGAATTAGCAGACATTCTTCGTAAAAAGCGAATGGAACGAGGCGCAATTGACTTTGATTTTAAAGAGTCAAAGGTTCTTGTCGATGAAGAAGGAGCACCAACCGATGTTGTCCTTCGTGAACGTTCAGTAGCTGAGAAACTGATTGAAGAATTTATGTTAGCAGCTAATGAAACGATTGCCGAGCATTTCCACTGGATGAAAATACCGTTTATCTACCGAATTCACGAAGATCCAGATGCTGAAAAGCTGACAAGGTTTTTAGAGTTTATTACGAATTTCGGTTACGTCGTTCGCGGTACAGCGACTACACTTCACCCTAGATCATTACAAATGCTTCTTGATGAAGTCCGTGGTGAACCAGAAGAAACGGTTATTAGCACAGTAATGCTTCGCTCAATGAAGCAAGCAAAATACGACCCTAATAGCTTAGGTCACTTTGGTCTCTCAACTGAATTCTATACTCACTTTACGTCGCCAATTCGTCGTTATCCAGACTTAATTGTGCATAGGCTCATTCGTAAGTATCTAATCGAAGGAAAAACAGATGACACAACAACAAGCCATTGGGCTGAAAAACTACCAGTCATCGCAAGTCATGCATCTGAAATGGAACGTCGTGCAGTAGAAGCTGAACGTGATACGGATACATTAAAGAAAGTCCAATTTATGCAAGATAAAATTGGTGAGCAGTTTGAAGGAATGATTTCTGGTGTGACCAACTTTGGAATATTTGTTGAGTTACCGAATACAATTGAAGGACTCGTCCACGTTAGCTATTTAACAGATGATTATTACCATTACGATGAAAAACAATACGCCATGGTCGGTGAGCGAACGGGTAACATCTTCCGAATCGGTGATGAAATCGAGGTTAAAGTTATTGGTGTAAACGTTGACGAAATGTCAATCGACTTTGAAGTTGTTGGCATGAAGCCTAGGAAAGAACGTTCGCCACAAGACAAACCTAAAGTTATTGTTGGTGGAGGTAAGCGAAAAGACCGCGGTGGCGCTGGTGCTAGTACTAGTACTGGTCCTAAAAAGGATGGCAAGGCTAAACCAACACCAACTGACAGACAAAAACCAGGTGGCGCAAAAAAGAAGAAATTTTACGAAAACGCCCCAAAAAGCAAACGCAATAAAGGGAAGAGAAAGTAA
- a CDS encoding alpha/beta hydrolase, which translates to MKVAAPKPFLFEGGDRAVLLLHGFTGSSADVRMLGRFLQKKGYTCHAPQYKGHGVPPEELVYTGPDDWWQDVLGGYNFLKERGHEEIAVAGLSLGGVFSLKLGYTLPVKGIIPMCAPMHIKSEEVMYKGVLAYAEEYKKREQKSEDQIKGEMDEFRKTPMTTLKALQRLLEEVRDNVDMIYTPTFVVQARHDEMINTESANIIHDKIQSEEKQLKWYENSTHVITLGEEKEQLHEDVYEYLEELDWI; encoded by the coding sequence ATGAAAGTAGCAGCACCTAAACCTTTTCTTTTTGAAGGGGGAGATCGCGCCGTGTTACTTCTACACGGCTTTACTGGCAGCTCTGCTGACGTGAGGATGCTAGGTAGATTTTTGCAAAAAAAAGGATACACATGTCATGCCCCTCAGTACAAAGGGCATGGAGTGCCACCTGAAGAATTAGTTTACACAGGTCCAGATGATTGGTGGCAAGATGTCCTGGGTGGTTACAATTTTTTAAAAGAGAGAGGGCATGAAGAAATCGCCGTAGCCGGCCTTTCTCTTGGAGGGGTATTTTCCTTAAAATTAGGTTACACTTTACCTGTAAAGGGAATAATTCCAATGTGTGCGCCAATGCACATTAAAAGCGAAGAAGTCATGTATAAAGGTGTCCTCGCTTACGCAGAGGAATACAAAAAGCGTGAGCAAAAAAGTGAGGACCAAATTAAAGGTGAAATGGACGAGTTCCGTAAAACACCAATGACCACTTTAAAAGCTCTTCAACGTCTTTTAGAAGAGGTGCGTGACAACGTGGACATGATCTATACGCCAACATTTGTCGTACAAGCCCGTCACGATGAAATGATTAATACTGAAAGTGCGAATATCATTCATGACAAAATTCAGTCAGAAGAAAAACAATTAAAGTGGTACGAAAACTCTACACATGTCATTACGCTAGGTGAAGAAAAAGAACAGCTACATGAAGATGTGTATGAGTATTTAGAAGAATTAGATTGGATCTAG
- a CDS encoding alpha/beta hydrolase — translation MIGCLCIHGFTGEAKEVEPLTNFLKQKKGWLVYSPTLPGHGSKEGLRKANFKHWLYAAEVAAEELLKRCEKVYVIGFSMGGMIASYVAAKYPIHKLILLSCSAYYLNPKQIIQDMKGWIIEGWRGELENDILYKLYRRKIKDTPVKATVEFAKTVYKTRPILQKVKVPTLIIQGECDGLVPPKKSAEYLYEMISSTEKQLYYFKNSKHYIWLGEDRDDLLDIINHFLEN, via the coding sequence ATGATTGGTTGCTTATGTATTCATGGTTTTACTGGGGAAGCTAAAGAAGTAGAGCCACTTACAAATTTTTTGAAACAGAAGAAAGGTTGGTTAGTGTATTCACCAACACTTCCTGGTCACGGTAGCAAAGAGGGGTTAAGGAAAGCCAATTTTAAACATTGGCTATACGCGGCAGAAGTAGCAGCAGAGGAATTATTGAAACGGTGTGAAAAAGTGTATGTAATAGGGTTTTCCATGGGAGGAATGATTGCCTCCTACGTTGCAGCGAAATACCCTATTCATAAGCTAATTCTCTTAAGTTGCTCCGCCTATTATTTAAATCCAAAGCAAATTATTCAAGATATGAAAGGATGGATCATTGAGGGCTGGCGCGGCGAGCTTGAAAATGACATCCTCTATAAACTCTATCGTAGAAAAATTAAAGATACACCTGTGAAAGCAACGGTTGAGTTTGCGAAAACAGTTTATAAAACAAGGCCGATTTTACAAAAAGTAAAAGTGCCTACATTAATCATTCAAGGGGAGTGCGATGGTCTTGTTCCCCCTAAAAAAAGTGCAGAGTACTTATATGAAATGATTAGTTCTACTGAAAAGCAGTTATATTACTTTAAAAATTCGAAGCATTATATATGGCTAGGTGAAGATCGCGATGATCTTTTAGACATTATAAATCACTTTCTCGAAAATTAA